In one Deinococcus psychrotolerans genomic region, the following are encoded:
- a CDS encoding GH1 family beta-glucosidase — MTLTLPDTTRLTRQNFPPDFVFGVATSSYQIEGAAHEGGRSPSIWDTFCATPGKVMNGENGDVACDHYHRLDSDLDLIASLNVNAYRFSVAWPRIIPGGRGATNQAGLDFYSRLVDGLLARDITPWLTLYHWDLPQVLQDKGGWPERDTALAFGDYAAVVAAELGDRVKHWITINEPWVAAFLGYGVGIHAPGHTDLAESFAASHHLLLAHGLGVQAVRASVPDAQVGITLNLGAAYPASSSPADEAAAHRQDGFANRWYLGPVFGRGYPQDTVDLLGAASPQAQGLVLPGDLEMISSPSDFLGVNMYSRSVVEDAPDNGDFLGVKQVKVEGSEYTGFDWEVAPQSLTDLMLRLQRDYNPAAIYITENGATYPDHVSPDGTVHDTARTRYFQQHLAALGAAITGGAKMAGYFAWSLMDNFEWAEGYDKRFGIVHVDFGTQARTLKASGKWYQDFLARTQQSKAT; from the coding sequence ATGACCCTGACTTTACCTGACACCACCCGCCTCACCCGCCAGAACTTCCCGCCCGACTTTGTCTTCGGGGTCGCCACATCCTCGTATCAAATTGAGGGCGCAGCCCACGAAGGCGGCAGGTCGCCCAGCATCTGGGACACTTTTTGCGCTACGCCAGGCAAAGTCATGAACGGCGAAAACGGCGACGTGGCCTGTGACCACTATCACCGCTTAGACAGCGACCTCGATTTAATTGCTTCGCTGAATGTCAACGCCTACCGCTTCAGCGTGGCTTGGCCGCGCATCATCCCCGGTGGCCGCGGGGCGACGAACCAGGCCGGACTGGACTTTTATTCGCGCTTGGTGGACGGCTTGCTGGCGCGGGACATCACACCCTGGCTGACGCTCTACCACTGGGACTTGCCGCAGGTTTTGCAGGACAAAGGCGGCTGGCCTGAGCGCGACACGGCGCTGGCCTTCGGTGACTACGCGGCGGTGGTGGCCGCCGAACTCGGCGACAGGGTCAAGCACTGGATCACCATCAACGAACCCTGGGTGGCGGCCTTTTTGGGCTACGGCGTCGGCATTCACGCGCCGGGCCACACCGATCTGGCCGAGAGTTTTGCCGCTTCACACCACTTGCTGCTGGCACACGGCCTGGGCGTTCAAGCGGTGCGGGCGAGCGTGCCGGACGCTCAGGTGGGCATCACCCTCAACCTGGGGGCGGCGTATCCGGCCAGCAGCTCACCCGCCGATGAGGCAGCGGCCCACCGGCAAGACGGCTTTGCCAACCGCTGGTATCTCGGCCCAGTGTTCGGGCGCGGCTATCCGCAGGACACCGTCGACCTTCTGGGCGCGGCCAGCCCGCAGGCACAGGGTTTGGTGCTGCCCGGCGACTTGGAAATGATCAGCAGCCCGTCTGACTTTTTGGGCGTCAACATGTACTCGCGCAGCGTGGTGGAAGACGCCCCGGACAATGGCGACTTCCTCGGCGTCAAGCAGGTCAAGGTAGAGGGCAGCGAATACACCGGCTTCGACTGGGAAGTGGCTCCGCAGAGCTTGACCGATTTGATGCTCAGGTTGCAGCGCGACTACAACCCCGCCGCCATTTACATCACCGAAAACGGCGCGACCTATCCAGACCACGTCTCACCGGACGGCACCGTGCATGACACGGCCCGTACCCGCTACTTCCAGCAGCACCTCGCTGCATTGGGAGCGGCCATCACCGGCGGCGCGAAAATGGCCGGCTACTTCGCTTGGTCGCTGATGGACAACTTCGAGTGGGCTGAAGGCTATGACAAGCGCTTCGGCATCGTCCATGTGGACTTTGGGACGCAGGCGCGAACCCTTAAAGCGTCGGGAAAGTGGTACCAGGATTTTCTGGCCCGCACCCAGCAGAGTAAGGCCACTTAA
- a CDS encoding transposase yields the protein MPGRNHSREFKLQVVNQINSSQRTTAQLSREHGLVPSLIHRWRKEVEARGEAAFTDGVATDRSAELRIAELERYCGQLALENTILKKSLATYRLNKGTK from the coding sequence ATGCCAGGACGCAATCACAGCCGTGAATTCAAGCTTCAGGTCGTCAACCAAATCAATTCAAGCCAGCGAACGACCGCTCAACTCAGCCGGGAACATGGTTTAGTGCCCAGCCTGATCCACCGTTGGCGCAAAGAGGTCGAGGCGCGCGGAGAAGCCGCCTTCACCGACGGCGTGGCCACAGATCGCAGCGCCGAGCTGCGGATTGCTGAGCTGGAGCGGTATTGCGGCCAACTTGCCTTAGAAAACACCATCTTGAAAAAATCGCTGGCGACGTACCGCTTGAACAAAGGCACCAAATGA
- a CDS encoding transposase: MVGAKWLGRWSSLGGSFQYGTVNFFVALEPHTGQRTVTVTDRRSNADFAEQLQALELRYAVAEKIVLVLDQLSTHSPAALYQHLPAEEARRLSRRFEWIYTPKHASWLNMRAGPIWVPFCPRRRNWSGQPCNASVWVSAWRVKRPSSVKSTPGKQTATRGLCA; encoded by the coding sequence CTGGTCGGGGCAAAGTGGCTTGGCCGTTGGTCCTCTCTAGGGGGTTCATTCCAGTATGGCACCGTCAATTTCTTTGTCGCTCTGGAACCACACACCGGTCAACGCACAGTCACGGTGACCGACCGACGGAGCAATGCGGACTTTGCTGAGCAGCTCCAGGCACTGGAGCTGCGCTATGCGGTTGCCGAGAAGATCGTTCTGGTGCTGGATCAGCTGTCCACGCACAGTCCAGCAGCGCTATATCAACATCTTCCGGCAGAGGAAGCTCGGCGGCTGAGCCGACGCTTCGAGTGGATCTACACACCAAAACATGCGTCCTGGCTCAACATGCGGGCAGGCCCCATATGGGTGCCGTTCTGCCCAAGACGGCGGAATTGGAGTGGTCAGCCTTGCAACGCCAGTGTCTGGGTCAGCGCTTGGCGAGTAAAGAGGCCGTCGAGCGTGAAATCCACGCCTGGGAAACAGACCGCAACGCGCGGTCTGTGCGCGTGA
- a CDS encoding FecCD family ABC transporter permease has translation MTRSLAPRYTGARALTVAGVLTALTVLLAVLALGLGAVATPAAQVWATLWGGGDDLTRQLVLDLRLPRVGVSLLCGAMFAASGAMMQGVIRNPLASPDIIGVGAGAGLAATVFLLAWPAAPPGGLPWAALAGAWGGFGLVLLLSREWSGAGGLHPVRLALVGVAVAAALGAVQQLVLVRAPDGLGSALTFLTGTVYGADSARLLRVLPWALVLLPAALLLSRTLDVLNLGEDLAAALGTRVSLARLISLGVGVALAGAAVTGAGILGFVGLLAPHLARLLVGAKHGRMLPVCMLLGALLVLAADTLGRALLPPLEVPAGIFTTLVGAPYFLYLLRRSA, from the coding sequence ATGACCCGTTCGCTTGCTCCCCGCTATACCGGTGCCCGTGCCCTGACTGTCGCTGGAGTGCTCACCGCCCTGACCGTGCTGCTGGCAGTGCTGGCTCTGGGGCTGGGCGCGGTGGCGACTCCGGCGGCTCAGGTCTGGGCGACGCTGTGGGGCGGCGGCGACGACCTGACCCGCCAACTGGTACTGGACTTGCGCCTGCCGCGTGTGGGCGTTTCGCTGCTGTGCGGCGCGATGTTCGCTGCGTCGGGGGCCATGATGCAGGGCGTGATTCGCAACCCGCTGGCCTCGCCCGACATCATCGGGGTGGGAGCCGGGGCGGGGCTGGCGGCGACGGTATTTTTGCTGGCCTGGCCTGCCGCGCCGCCGGGCGGATTGCCCTGGGCCGCGCTCGCCGGAGCGTGGGGCGGCTTTGGGCTGGTGCTGCTGCTCTCACGGGAGTGGAGCGGAGCAGGCGGCCTGCATCCGGTGCGGCTGGCGCTGGTGGGCGTGGCGGTGGCGGCGGCGCTGGGCGCAGTTCAGCAACTGGTGTTGGTGCGTGCCCCCGACGGGTTGGGTTCGGCGCTGACTTTTCTGACCGGCACGGTCTACGGCGCGGATTCGGCGCGGCTGCTGCGGGTGCTGCCCTGGGCGCTGGTGCTGCTGCCCGCCGCGCTGCTGCTGTCGCGCACGCTGGATGTGCTGAACTTGGGTGAAGATCTGGCGGCGGCACTGGGCACGCGGGTGAGTCTGGCCCGCCTGATCTCGCTGGGCGTGGGTGTGGCGCTGGCCGGGGCCGCCGTGACTGGGGCTGGGATTCTGGGCTTCGTAGGGCTGCTGGCTCCGCATTTGGCCCGCTTGCTGGTGGGCGCAAAGCACGGGCGCATGTTGCCAGTCTGTATGCTGCTGGGAGCGCTCTTGGTGCTGGCTGCCGATACGCTGGGCCGCGCCCTGCTGCCGCCTTTAGAGGTTCCGGCAGGCATTTTCACAACGCTGGTGGGCGCACCGTATTTTCTGTATTTACTCAGAAGGAGTGCATGA
- a CDS encoding ABC transporter ATP-binding protein, giving the protein MNRPEDLASPLSTHDLKLAYGTSVIVPNLNLRIKGGQVTSIIGPNGCGKSTLLRALARLRPVSGGNVELYGQALHTLPSKEVARRLAILPQGPTAPEGLSVEELVWFGRHPHQGRFPVRRPEDREAVAWALAKTGMTIFGSRPLEALSGGQRQRAWIAMSLAQQTEILLLDEPTTYLDLSHQLEVLQLAQRLNREQGKTVVMVLHELNQAVRYSDEIIAMREGEVYAQGRPEDVLTPELLAEVFGLKAHILSDPDTGRPYIIPYALTR; this is encoded by the coding sequence ATGAACCGTCCAGAAGACCTCGCCTCCCCACTCTCCACCCACGACCTGAAGCTGGCCTACGGCACTTCAGTGATCGTGCCGAACCTGAACCTGAGGATCAAGGGCGGGCAGGTCACCAGCATCATCGGCCCGAACGGCTGCGGCAAAAGCACGTTGCTGCGGGCGCTGGCGCGGCTGAGGCCCGTCAGTGGCGGGAATGTAGAGCTGTATGGTCAGGCGCTGCACACCCTGCCCAGCAAGGAGGTGGCGCGGCGGCTGGCGATTTTGCCGCAGGGGCCAACCGCGCCGGAGGGCCTATCGGTGGAGGAACTGGTCTGGTTTGGTCGTCATCCGCATCAGGGCCGCTTTCCGGTGCGCCGCCCCGAAGACCGTGAAGCGGTGGCGTGGGCGCTGGCCAAGACCGGCATGACCATTTTCGGCAGTCGCCCGCTCGAAGCCCTCTCCGGCGGGCAGCGGCAACGCGCCTGGATCGCCATGAGCTTGGCCCAGCAAACCGAGATTTTGCTGCTGGACGAACCCACCACCTACCTTGATCTGTCGCACCAACTCGAAGTCTTGCAACTGGCCCAGCGCCTCAACCGTGAGCAGGGCAAGACGGTGGTGATGGTGCTGCACGAGCTGAATCAGGCGGTGCGCTACAGCGACGAGATCATTGCCATGCGGGAAGGTGAGGTCTACGCTCAGGGCCGCCCGGAGGATGTGCTGACGCCGGAATTGCTGGCCGAGGTCTTCGGTCTCAAGGCGCACATCCTGAGCGACCCGGACACCGGCAGGCCCTACATCATTCCGTATGCCCTGACCCGCTGA
- a CDS encoding IS3 family transposase, whose product MISDARHAHPTVSVRRLCELHAVSRSWYLRQRNRAVIDQDQRLATDIEAVVLKWNGYGYRRVTRELARSGQSINHKRVLRVMREHRLLCRPKRRYQRTTDSTHSEKRFPNLLPQVIPTQPDQVWQADLTYVRVKQGFVYLACVLDSFTREIVGWSMSKFIDADLSLAALNNALAARNPAPGLLHHSDQGVQYASRLYIARLRAMGITPSMSRRGNPYDNARMESFYKTLKTEEVDLQDYADLDDAQRHVNHFIGKLYNQERLHSSLGYVPPAEFAARYHPA is encoded by the coding sequence ATGATCTCGGATGCGCGACACGCGCATCCCACGGTGTCGGTGCGTCGCCTGTGTGAGCTGCATGCGGTCAGTCGGTCGTGGTACCTCCGTCAACGAAACCGCGCAGTCATCGACCAAGATCAACGACTCGCTACTGACATTGAAGCAGTGGTGCTGAAGTGGAACGGCTATGGGTATCGGCGGGTCACTCGCGAACTGGCACGCAGCGGGCAGTCCATCAATCACAAACGCGTTCTGCGGGTCATGCGGGAACATCGCTTATTGTGTCGACCCAAGCGGCGTTACCAGCGCACCACCGATTCCACTCACAGCGAGAAACGCTTCCCCAATCTGCTCCCACAAGTGATTCCAACCCAACCAGATCAGGTCTGGCAAGCTGATCTGACGTATGTGAGGGTGAAGCAGGGTTTCGTCTACTTGGCATGCGTGCTGGACAGTTTCACGCGTGAGATCGTGGGCTGGTCAATGTCAAAGTTTATCGACGCCGACCTATCACTGGCCGCGCTGAATAACGCGCTTGCTGCTCGCAATCCAGCACCTGGACTCCTTCATCACTCTGATCAAGGTGTCCAATATGCCAGCCGGCTCTATATCGCCCGCCTGCGGGCGATGGGTATCACGCCAAGTATGTCCAGAAGAGGCAATCCCTACGACAACGCTCGCATGGAAAGTTTCTACAAAACTCTCAAAACAGAGGAGGTTGATCTTCAAGATTATGCTGATCTGGACGATGCACAGCGCCATGTGAACCACTTCATCGGTAAGCTTTACAACCAAGAACGCCTGCATTCCAGTCTCGGCTACGTCCCACCTGCCGAGTTCGCCGCCCGCTATCATCCAGCCTAG
- a CDS encoding ABC transporter substrate-binding protein, which translates to MKSKLLSLSALIFLSTTLALSVKHERGSVELATPAKRVVALEYSFADTLLALGVTPVGAALGSQGGDRGAPPYLRSLTAKIPATGSRAQPSLETIAALRPQLILADAFVQGEIYPQLAKLAPTAAFQSRRGSLDDLNAQTLAIGQLVGREAAAKQVLADQRSLILKAKAFTKKNAPAFVAAVVTPKSFTVHTNQSFVGSFLEALGRKNALSPKGDQTQYEVSLEGLVALNPQTLVLFAAPDEAPITQEWKKSPLWQKLSAVQRGRVYVFDRDNWTRGRGPVALKLMVAQAIESRLLQDAAPSAAFQGQ; encoded by the coding sequence ATGAAATCAAAACTGCTCTCTCTTTCCGCCCTCATTTTCCTTTCCACTACCCTGGCCCTGAGCGTCAAGCACGAACGTGGCAGCGTGGAACTCGCCACTCCGGCCAAGCGGGTGGTGGCGCTGGAATACTCGTTCGCGGATACGCTGCTGGCGCTGGGCGTGACTCCGGTGGGGGCCGCGCTGGGGAGTCAGGGCGGCGACAGAGGTGCGCCGCCGTACCTGCGCAGCCTGACCGCAAAAATCCCCGCGACGGGCAGCCGCGCCCAGCCCAGTCTGGAAACCATCGCCGCGCTGCGCCCGCAACTGATCCTCGCGGACGCCTTCGTGCAGGGCGAGATCTACCCGCAACTGGCCAAGCTGGCTCCCACCGCCGCCTTTCAGAGTCGGCGCGGCAGCTTGGATGACCTGAACGCGCAGACACTGGCGATCGGGCAACTGGTGGGCCGTGAGGCCGCCGCCAAGCAGGTGCTGGCCGATCAGCGGAGCCTAATCCTCAAAGCCAAGGCGTTCACCAAGAAGAATGCCCCCGCCTTCGTGGCCGCTGTGGTGACGCCCAAATCGTTCACGGTACACACCAACCAAAGTTTCGTCGGTAGCTTTCTGGAGGCGCTGGGCCGTAAGAATGCCCTGAGTCCCAAAGGAGATCAGACCCAGTACGAGGTTTCCTTAGAAGGGCTGGTGGCCCTCAATCCGCAGACGCTGGTGCTGTTTGCTGCGCCGGACGAAGCGCCCATAACGCAGGAGTGGAAGAAAAGCCCGCTGTGGCAAAAGTTGAGCGCCGTGCAGCGTGGACGGGTGTATGTGTTTGACCGTGACAACTGGACACGCGGACGAGGCCCCGTTGCCCTAAAGCTGATGGTGGCGCAGGCCATCGAAAGCCGCCTGCTGCAAGACGCCGCGCCGAGTGCCGCCTTCCAAGGCCAATGA
- a CDS encoding helix-turn-helix domain-containing protein, which produces MGRRKQWVVQLSDDERQQLTDMIRKGVHSARVVARARLLLLSDRGLLDRDVAERQGVSSATVASIRKKYTEGGLQAALHEKARPKQPPKLNAQRTAILIAEVCSSPDGREKWTMQLLADRLVTLGVVDSISDETVRRTLKKTHSNRGRFKVGVSPR; this is translated from the coding sequence ATGGGACGACGGAAACAGTGGGTTGTGCAGCTGAGCGACGATGAGCGGCAGCAACTGACGGACATGATTCGGAAAGGCGTGCACAGTGCGCGGGTCGTGGCCCGCGCACGCCTCCTGCTCCTGAGCGACAGAGGCCTGCTGGATCGGGACGTGGCCGAGCGCCAAGGCGTGAGTTCTGCCACCGTCGCGTCGATCCGCAAGAAGTACACCGAGGGCGGCCTCCAGGCTGCCCTCCACGAGAAAGCACGGCCCAAACAGCCGCCCAAACTGAACGCGCAGCGGACGGCGATCTTGATCGCCGAAGTGTGCTCGAGTCCCGACGGCCGGGAGAAATGGACGATGCAACTGCTGGCCGATCGTCTGGTGACCCTGGGTGTGGTGGACAGCATCAGTGACGAGACCGTACGGAGAACACTGAAAAAAACGCACTCAAACCGTGGCAGGTTCAAAGTTGGTGTGTCGCCCAGGTAG
- a CDS encoding glycoside hydrolase family 3 protein → MTVALLLTPVASAQAVPTLSRTEAETRARAVLSKMTLDEKIGQVSMAHFFRFLEGGRSGPVAANAGDSFSRLLPGAILNGGGDTPQPNTPLGWADTLRGLEELGRQHLPGGVPAVFGTDSVHGVGNVAGATLYPHNLGLGAAFDPALTREIALATAQDMRAMNMDWDFSPVADLGRDPRWGRFYETFGESPWLVADQISADVLGLQAGGVAATLKHFVGYGSPSLGRDRADAEISLRALHELYLPPFKAGIRAGAMAVMANSGSVNGLPVHASHTLLTDVLRGELGFGGLVVSDWNDIDRLVTVYKTHADLVRAAADSVNAGIDLYMVPYDVEKYAAALKEAVQGQLITQARLDEAALRMLTFKAELNLMDARPAGSGVLADHRALAKRAAAATLTLLENDSSALPLTRGRVLVTGPAMDSAAIQLGGWSVNWQGVGKGNVTYVPKVSTLASALKTSAPAGVSVSALPDGKRAALLKAAANADKIVLALGEAPAAESQANNPNLALPDSQIQLLRDVLDTGKPVVLVLMAGRPILLPEDLRNRLAALVMAYLPGSEGGAALADALYGRAGFAGRLPFTWPGSLGEAGLSADRPPEGAGETLLPLYPLGFGLDYTRFATSAMTASAVPGGVSISVTLKNVGEKTGTGTFIVRASLPPTGNLEAVKRPVGVVRAELKPGESRTLSLTVPAERLEAFTGDVFGPVTGSVVPGEYRFEVDGKQAAITF, encoded by the coding sequence TTGACCGTTGCCCTTCTTTTGACTCCTGTGGCCAGCGCTCAGGCCGTCCCCACGCTGAGCCGAACCGAGGCCGAAACCCGCGCCCGCGCCGTGCTGTCCAAAATGACCCTCGACGAGAAGATCGGGCAGGTCAGCATGGCCCACTTCTTCCGCTTTCTGGAGGGAGGTCGCAGCGGGCCTGTGGCTGCCAACGCGGGCGACAGCTTTTCTCGGTTGCTGCCCGGCGCGATCCTTAATGGCGGCGGCGACACCCCACAGCCCAACACGCCCCTCGGCTGGGCCGACACCCTGCGCGGCTTGGAAGAACTGGGACGCCAGCATTTGCCCGGTGGCGTGCCCGCCGTTTTCGGCACCGACTCGGTTCACGGGGTGGGCAACGTCGCGGGCGCGACCCTCTACCCGCACAATCTGGGGCTGGGCGCGGCGTTTGATCCGGCGCTGACCAGAGAAATTGCCCTCGCCACCGCTCAGGACATGCGGGCCATGAACATGGACTGGGATTTCAGTCCGGTGGCCGATTTGGGCCGCGATCCACGCTGGGGACGCTTTTACGAGACCTTTGGCGAGTCGCCTTGGCTGGTGGCCGATCAGATCAGCGCCGACGTGCTGGGCTTGCAGGCGGGCGGGGTGGCGGCCACCCTCAAGCATTTCGTGGGTTACGGCTCACCGAGTCTGGGCCGCGACAGGGCCGACGCCGAGATCAGTTTGCGTGCCCTCCACGAGCTGTACCTGCCCCCATTCAAAGCTGGAATTCGGGCCGGGGCGATGGCGGTGATGGCCAACAGCGGCAGCGTCAACGGACTGCCGGTTCACGCCTCGCACACCCTGCTGACCGATGTGCTGCGCGGTGAGCTGGGGTTCGGGGGGCTGGTGGTCAGCGACTGGAACGACATCGACCGGCTGGTCACGGTCTACAAGACCCACGCGGATCTGGTGAGAGCTGCCGCCGACAGCGTCAACGCCGGAATCGACCTTTACATGGTGCCTTACGACGTGGAAAAGTACGCGGCCGCGCTGAAGGAAGCGGTGCAGGGCCAGCTCATCACGCAGGCGCGGCTGGACGAAGCGGCACTCAGGATGCTGACCTTCAAGGCCGAGCTGAATTTGATGGACGCCCGGCCCGCTGGCAGCGGCGTGCTGGCCGACCACCGGGCGCTGGCCAAGCGGGCGGCGGCGGCGACCCTGACCCTGCTGGAGAACGACAGCTCCGCCTTGCCGCTGACCAGAGGCCGGGTGCTGGTGACTGGCCCGGCGATGGATAGCGCGGCCATTCAGCTCGGCGGCTGGAGCGTCAACTGGCAGGGCGTGGGCAAGGGCAACGTGACCTATGTGCCGAAAGTCAGCACGCTGGCGTCGGCCCTCAAAACCTCGGCCCCGGCGGGTGTCAGCGTCAGCGCCCTGCCAGATGGCAAGCGTGCGGCCCTGCTCAAAGCCGCCGCCAACGCCGACAAGATCGTGCTGGCGCTGGGGGAGGCCCCTGCCGCTGAGAGTCAGGCCAACAATCCCAATTTGGCGCTGCCGGACAGCCAGATTCAACTGCTGCGCGATGTGCTGGACACGGGTAAGCCGGTGGTGCTGGTGCTGATGGCAGGCCGCCCGATCCTGCTGCCCGAAGACCTACGCAACCGCCTCGCGGCTTTGGTGATGGCTTATCTGCCCGGCAGTGAAGGCGGTGCAGCGCTGGCCGACGCGCTGTATGGCCGCGCCGGATTCGCTGGCCGCTTGCCGTTCACCTGGCCCGGCAGTCTCGGCGAAGCGGGGCTGAGCGCCGACCGCCCCCCGGAAGGCGCGGGTGAAACGCTCCTGCCGCTGTATCCGCTGGGCTTTGGGCTGGATTACACCCGCTTCGCCACCTCGGCTATGACGGCCAGCGCTGTGCCCGGAGGCGTGAGTATCAGCGTGACGCTCAAAAACGTCGGCGAGAAAACAGGCACCGGCACCTTCATTGTCCGCGCCAGCTTGCCGCCTACCGGAAACCTGGAAGCGGTCAAGCGTCCGGTGGGCGTGGTTCGGGCCGAACTCAAGCCGGGCGAGTCGCGCACGCTCAGCCTGACGGTGCCTGCCGAGCGGCTGGAAGCCTTTACCGGAGACGTTTTCGGGCCGGTCACGGGAAGCGTGGTACCGGGCGAATACCGCTTTGAGGTGGACGGCAAACAGGCCGCCATCACCTTCTAG
- a CDS encoding FecCD family ABC transporter permease, with the protein MVFALAALLLLLALLASLALGASQISLAQVAHLLLAPDDTTDSLVVHALRLPRTLVAGLAGAGLAVSGLLLQGVTRNPLADPGILGVEAGGALAILVMVVFFPTAPAALFVPAAFVGGAAAAAAAYGAARSAGLTPLRLALAGVAVAYLLNAATRAVQILFETRAQGALFALSGSVAGRTWEQLWQVAPWLGLGLLLALLFSSRVNILALGEDVASSLGTRTARDSALITGLGVLLAAGSVSVVGPIGFVGLIVPHAARALMGADHRLSLPLAALLGAALLILADIAARLIDRPAETPVGILVAAAGAPFFVLLARRIGRSR; encoded by the coding sequence CTGGTGTTTGCTCTCGCGGCGCTGCTCCTGCTGCTGGCCCTGCTGGCATCTCTGGCGCTGGGGGCCAGCCAGATTTCTCTGGCTCAGGTGGCCCACCTGCTGCTTGCACCCGACGACACCACTGACAGCTTGGTGGTTCATGCGCTGCGGCTGCCGCGCACGCTGGTGGCGGGATTGGCGGGGGCGGGTCTGGCTGTATCAGGGCTGCTGCTTCAGGGCGTGACCCGCAACCCGCTGGCCGATCCGGGCATCCTGGGCGTGGAGGCGGGCGGAGCGCTGGCCATTCTGGTGATGGTGGTCTTCTTTCCCACTGCGCCCGCCGCGCTGTTCGTGCCCGCCGCTTTCGTGGGCGGGGCGGCGGCAGCAGCGGCAGCTTACGGCGCAGCCAGAAGCGCGGGCCTGACCCCATTAAGACTGGCACTGGCCGGTGTGGCGGTGGCTTACCTGCTGAACGCGGCCACCCGCGCGGTGCAGATTCTGTTTGAAACCCGCGCTCAGGGCGCACTGTTCGCGCTGTCCGGCTCGGTGGCAGGGCGCACCTGGGAGCAACTCTGGCAGGTCGCGCCGTGGTTAGGGCTGGGGCTGCTTCTGGCGCTGCTGTTCTCAAGCCGCGTCAACATCCTGGCACTCGGCGAGGACGTGGCCAGCAGCCTGGGCACCCGCACCGCCCGCGACAGCGCCCTGATCACCGGACTGGGCGTGCTTCTGGCCGCCGGTTCGGTCAGCGTGGTGGGGCCGATTGGCTTCGTGGGCCTGATCGTGCCACACGCCGCCCGCGCCCTGATGGGAGCCGATCACCGCCTGAGTTTACCTCTGGCTGCCCTGCTGGGTGCAGCTCTTCTCATTCTGGCCGACATCGCCGCCCGCTTGATTGACCGCCCCGCCGAGACCCCGGTGGGCATTCTGGTGGCCGCTGCCGGAGCGCCGTTTTTCGTGCTGCTGGCGCGGCGCATCGGGCGCAGCAGATAG
- a CDS encoding sucrase ferredoxin, which produces MTVTERPRLALCADASLAAGEDPIGTAPHWQEVTVLELDVPVWAKLRDVASWTTEQSGVFERLRGKVEASGAGFGLLMSAPTKAGRPLRVRHYVRQNAGFVRRDYASDLPQTEWARGLTDTLLEPENLKAWQGVETPSAGPDFHVCTHGTVDAACGRYGVPVHAALQAAGLRAWRTGHFGGHRFAATAVDLPSGYLWAHLTPELAVRVARREVHPAEVAGHLRGFAGLPRLGQLIDRELLIRHGWDWLRAQRWAEVDGETVTLHFELDGAVGIARAEVLPAAPLKLPGSSHNADLSEIRQCQLGEVSVELQASP; this is translated from the coding sequence ATGACCGTGACCGAGCGCCCCCGCCTGGCCCTCTGCGCCGACGCCTCGCTGGCTGCTGGGGAAGACCCGATTGGCACTGCGCCCCACTGGCAGGAAGTCACGGTGCTCGAACTGGACGTGCCGGTGTGGGCCAAGCTGCGTGACGTGGCCAGTTGGACGACTGAGCAGAGTGGCGTCTTCGAGCGGCTGCGCGGCAAGGTGGAGGCGTCAGGCGCGGGCTTTGGCCTGCTGATGAGCGCCCCAACCAAGGCAGGGCGGCCGCTGCGGGTGCGGCACTATGTCCGGCAGAACGCAGGCTTCGTGCGCCGCGATTACGCCAGTGACCTGCCCCAGACCGAGTGGGCGCGGGGACTCACTGACACGCTGCTGGAACCGGAGAACCTGAAGGCATGGCAGGGTGTGGAAACTCCAAGCGCTGGCCCAGACTTTCACGTCTGCACCCACGGCACGGTGGACGCGGCGTGTGGGCGCTACGGCGTGCCCGTTCATGCGGCGCTGCAAGCTGCTGGGCTGCGGGCCTGGCGCACCGGACATTTCGGCGGCCACCGCTTCGCGGCGACGGCGGTAGATTTGCCCAGCGGCTACCTGTGGGCGCATCTGACTCCCGAACTGGCCGTGCGGGTGGCCCGCCGCGAAGTCCACCCCGCCGAAGTTGCCGGGCATCTGCGCGGCTTTGCCGGTCTGCCCCGGCTGGGCCAGCTGATCGACCGTGAACTGCTGATCCGTCATGGCTGGGACTGGCTGCGGGCGCAGCGTTGGGCTGAGGTGGATGGGGAGACGGTCACGCTGCATTTTGAATTGGACGGTGCGGTGGGCATTGCCCGCGCCGAGGTGCTCCCCGCTGCCCCGCTGAAGCTGCCCGGCTCCAGCCACAACGCCGATCTGAGCGAGATCCGGCAGTGTCAACTCGGTGAGGTCAGCGTAGAGTTGCAGGCCAGTCCTTGA